Proteins from a genomic interval of Nitrospirota bacterium:
- a CDS encoding YggT family protein, with protein sequence MFLFTNFIAAVAEVINIVLTIYMYVIIARAILSWVSPDPYNPIVQMLYKITEPVLNPLRRLIPVWKMGMDLSPMIAILIIFFLKRFLVASLRQAAYF encoded by the coding sequence ATGTTTTTGTTTACTAATTTTATAGCTGCTGTCGCCGAAGTGATAAATATAGTCCTAACAATTTATATGTATGTTATAATTGCCAGGGCAATCCTGTCATGGGTAAGTCCGGATCCCTATAATCCGATTGTCCAGATGCTTTATAAGATTACAGAGCCGGTATTAAATCCACTGAGACGGCTCATACCTGTGTGGAAGATGGGAATGGATCTTTCACCAATGATCGCAATATTAATTATATTTTTCTTAAAAAGATTTCTTGTAGCCTCACTGAGACAGGCTGCTTACTTTTAA
- the proC gene encoding pyrroline-5-carboxylate reductase: MTKYKICILGAGNMGEAILKGILSSGVYSKTEIIVSDVAEDRLSYIHERYNVKTTSNNAQAASSSRYIMLTVKPSIIKPLLSEIAHVLDESKLIISVAAGISINNIRLWLQKELPVVRVMPNISVLVLEGATAISSGPGVQYEEIEDVKKIFDSVGKAILLGEEYLNAVTGLSGSGPAYIFAVIDALSDGGVKVGLPRQASTLLAAQTVLGAARMVLECGEHPGKLKDMITSPGGTTIEGLHSLELSGIRGAFISAVQQATKRADELGKRE, encoded by the coding sequence ATGACAAAGTATAAGATTTGCATACTGGGAGCTGGAAATATGGGCGAGGCCATACTAAAGGGTATCCTTTCGTCCGGAGTGTACTCTAAGACGGAAATCATTGTCTCTGACGTTGCAGAAGACAGGCTCTCTTACATACACGAACGCTACAATGTAAAGACGACAAGCAATAATGCTCAGGCCGCCTCCTCTTCACGTTATATCATGTTAACGGTTAAACCTTCTATAATAAAGCCCCTTTTAAGTGAAATAGCACATGTATTAGATGAGTCAAAACTTATTATATCTGTTGCGGCTGGAATATCTATCAATAATATAAGGCTATGGCTGCAAAAGGAGCTTCCAGTAGTAAGAGTAATGCCAAACATCTCTGTACTTGTACTTGAGGGAGCAACGGCTATTTCCTCGGGACCTGGTGTTCAGTACGAAGAGATAGAGGATGTTAAAAAGATATTTGACTCAGTGGGAAAGGCTATCCTCCTCGGTGAAGAGTATCTTAACGCGGTTACAGGACTCAGCGGGAGTGGACCGGCCTATATTTTCGCCGTTATAGATGCACTGTCTGACGGCGGCGTGAAGGTCGGACTCCCTCGTCAGGCCTCTACCCTGCTTGCTGCCCAGACTGTCCTTGGTGCAGCCAGGATGGTACTTGAGTGCGGGGAACATCCAGGCAAGCTTAAAGACATGATTACCTCACCGGGAGGGACAACAATTGAAGGATTGCACTCACTCGAGTTGTCCGGTATACGTGGCGCCTTTATCAGTGCAGTCCAACAGGCCACAAAAAGGGCTGATGAGTTGGGAAAGAGGGAATAG
- a CDS encoding YggS family pyridoxal phosphate-dependent enzyme, protein VKYVVGAFTLIHSVDSIELSEEINRRAEKMGIIQDVLLEVNVSGERRKFGVMPDNVITITKAFSKLRHVSLRGFMTVPPYSDNPEEARPYFRMLREIRDNVRHTGSVNCGELSMGMSNDFEVAIEEGATMVRIGTALFGTRERKVNDKV, encoded by the coding sequence AGGTAAAATATGTCGTTGGAGCATTTACACTGATCCACTCCGTAGACAGCATTGAACTGTCGGAGGAGATAAATCGCAGGGCAGAAAAAATGGGCATAATTCAAGATGTCCTCTTAGAGGTAAATGTCTCAGGTGAACGGAGAAAATTTGGCGTTATGCCTGATAATGTAATTACAATAACGAAGGCATTCTCAAAGTTGCGACACGTATCACTAAGAGGGTTCATGACCGTGCCTCCATACAGTGATAACCCTGAAGAAGCCAGGCCATACTTTAGAATGCTTAGAGAAATACGGGATAATGTGAGGCATACCGGATCAGTTAACTGCGGGGAGCTGTCAATGGGTATGAGTAATGATTTTGAGGTTGCGATAGAAGAAGGGGCAACGATGGTCAGGATAGGAACGGCGTTATTCGGCACCCGGGAAAGGAAGGTAAATGACAAAGTATAA